GGCTCCCAAATTTTCTCATGGTATTTGACGTCAGTGGTCACcccattttgaaaatattcttttggcTTCTGTGATCTTATACTTTCCTGTTCATAATTTCTTGCTCCTAACCACGGTCAGTAGGGTGAACTGAGTAAGGTGCTTAGGGCATAACATTTAAGGAGGCACTCACTTTAAGGGTCATGGAAATGCAAGGTGTTCAGACTGAACACATCTGAATAATCAAGATCAACTGTATTTAGCACAATGAAAAGAGTAAAACTATTTTGTCTCTATTTCACTTACTGTTTTTCCATGGCAGAACATACGGCAGAGATTTGGGAACTCGCATGCCTGAAGCCAGGTTATTCTTATGTTCTGTAACTATGTTGCTCGCAGGGCTGCAAAAAGATGAATTTGGCTATGTCGGCAGATCAGTATCATTCAAGCAGGCACACGTAAGATaatcaaaatgtgttttttgtaaTTTGGGGAAAAACAACAACCTACATTCATCTGAAATGTAAACACATTTCCATCAAAACGTTCCGGCAATTAGAATGATTACCACTTACTTCTCTGGAAAGCTCCCTGTTCTGTATAGACATTAAGATGGGTCTaaccattttcattttctagaaattgAGATAAACAGCAATGCCATCTACTGTTCAGCTGTATGACAGGCTCATCAACTCACTCAATAAACGTAAGAGATAAAATAAAGTGCTAAGGCAACCAAACCAAAAGCAGCAAATCTTCAACTGAGGTAAAATTAAAAGTTGTAGCCAACGGAattcattttaagtttttctatCTTAGTGCACATAAAATAGtatacacttaaaattatttactgtTCTCAgtagttaaaaagtaaaaatttgacAAGCATTCTGTTTGGGGAAAAAAGTGAAGTCTAGCATCTTATTCCTTCATTTCCTAAACCAGAAATATTCTCATTTGGGTTTGAAACTTGATCTTCCAAGGTTTGAGTATTGGTGTTAATGAGAAAtagcttcattcatttttattttattttggacaaggactctttctgtcacccaggctggagtgcagtggcatgatcatggctcactgcagcctcgacctcctgggcttaaatgatcctctggtctcaacttcccaagtagctgagactataggcatccaccaccatgcccagcttattttttttttttaatttttttgtagagacaggatcttactgtgTTACTCatgttgatcttgaactcctggcctcagcgatcctcccaccttggcctccaggtATGAGCTactctgtgcctggccagaaatcaTCTAGTTTTCAATTAGAGCTGGGCATgagcaacactttgggaggcagaggggggaggatcacttgaggccagaagtttgagaccagcctgggcaaaaataaagaattagctaggtgtggtggtggatccCTATAGTTCTTGCTATTTGAGAGGcccagggggatcgcttgagcccaggaggcagagcctgcagtgagccatgatcatgccattacactccagcctggttgacagagtccctgtctctaaaaaaataaatcagatacAAAATCAGTGGGAAGAAGAGATGCATATTCTTTCCTAATAGGTACTCTGGATTTTCCAATCtcaaataaagaatttttaagacTGCTTTTTCCTATACACTAGTTACCTAAAGTAAAAATGATCCAAGTGGTATAGTGGGAGAATTTTTTCaaagcattaaaataatgtaaacctAGCAAAAAACATAACTAAGACACATGAAAGTCTGGGGCTACTGTTTCCCTTGCTAAACGATAATGTATTTTTGTATCCCTTATGATTGGCACAAAGCACATGACCTTTTTGAATCAaggaataaatatgaaaaaatgccaaaACAATATCTAGACTAAACTACCATCAAGGAACATCGTTAAAGAAAGTGGTCAATTCATGCTCCGGTGGCTTCTCTTGGTAACAGAACACGCTGATTTTGGGAGACAATGCTGGGATAAGACTATTTCATTTACCTGTTGTTGTCAGAGTAGTGAGTTGTGCCCCAGACAAATGGGGTGCTGGTCTGCTCCCACAAATCTGTTAAAGGAAGCAAAACATAGTTTGTGGTACTACTAGATAAGACACCAGCAGTTCATGTTGGTTGAATTTATAAGATGGGAAATAATACACCTAAGTTTTGCAGAAGCAAGTAAAAATTGATCAAGTGTCCTGCCTAAGTGACACAGTAGCAAGAATTTAATTGAAGAATATAAACACAAgcaacataaataataataaacgtGCCTACTAACAATCAAACACAGATGGTACAACAcaatttatggaaaaaaacaGATGTAAAGAAGTGCTTTTTCCAATCAAGAGGGATTGGCTGTTCCACGTGTCTGCACAGCGATACAAATGTGCTCGTTTTGGGgcccaataaaaataataaggcatTCTGAACAACATGGTATgttcataaaaaaggaaaatcttccttcTGTCTTAAGCAAATGACTTGAGATTTAGACATTGTGAAGAAAAAGATGTAGAGGCAGCTCACCTTTATCCCAGTCTTCATCGCAAGGAGGGCACTGCCAAGTGCTCTCAGCCAGAGTCTCTTGTCTAAGGCTCCTGGTTTGGTTGACTGCAAGACAATAAAGATTGGATATAAGAGGGGGATATTGCCAAGTTATTGTGTTCAAAGGGGCTAGTAGCTTAAAAGGTTGCAAGGGTAGCCTGTTGggtctttatttctgaaaaatggaTAGTATAAAAGCTAAAAGAGGGATCTTATCTCTTTgctgacagaagaaagaaaagcagaaacaaaaatgtttaccATATTTATGGcaataaaagatttatttttagatgaattATTAGTAAAATGAACCAGGCTGTTCAGGAGAGAAAACAGTATGACATGTACAATCTGACAACCTATTGCTGCCATGATACAAATCTCAAAGGTGGAAAAGTATTGTTCTTCTAAAACACTGAAAGCCAAAAATCAAGCTGACAATCTAGCATAATACAAATCTGAAGGAGCTACCCTCCAGTACTGAAATATTTTAGATACTAAGTCTTACCAACATCTTGCTCAATACAACTTCTGTCATCACAGCTTGAGATATGATGACTAATTTCAGCTCGAGGAACCTGGTGGCGAGCATTGAAGGGACAAGTAGCCAATTTGCTTGCAACATCAGGATGATTCTGTGGAACCAAAATTAAGGGATCTGTCAGTTCTCTGGATCTACTAAAGTCAACAGGGAGTAGCTAAGCCTTATTCTACAAATGCCTCCCCTAAAATTCCTCAATAAACTTCTGGCTTAACTATAACAAGTAAACTCAGAGTAAAAAACTAAGAGggaattatttattgtttttatagacAATTACTTCAAAATCATCAAAACATAAGTCTTTTTGTTATGATTGTAGAGACTGACAACACAGATATTGTTAGCTAAACAATGAATTTAGGATTGGGTATTGGAACGACATCTTTCCcccatttatttctcagagtcaCATGATTCAGGCAGCACAGCCCGTAATGAGAGAGCTCTCTGGATGTCTTTGAAAGCTGATATTCAAGATGAATAGCAACACTAAAATACACTCTTAGTCTGCATTGCAGTAGTGTCCCTGCTATTGCAATACAATAGTGCTGGAAAATAGCTGTTGGAAGGGAGCCACAGAAGAGGCAAACCAATAATTTTTCAGATTAACACAGTGATGCTTACTTAACGTAATGATGCCTGAAATGAATCTCTGAACAATTTGACCTTCATTTCAGCTATTTCACTAAGGAAAAACCCAAATGATAGAGTCTACTTTGCTGACCAAgttccttattttaaaacaaaacaaagggttTAGTATCACCTATATCCTATGGCAAATATACCAGCAATTAAGaaatttattaggaaaaaaaagatatgtcaTAAATGAAACTcggaaaagtaaaaataatatgaagTAGGGAGAAGTCTGGAAAAATATATAGGTGTGAGAAACTTGCAGGCATCGCCGTCATTTTCATAAGTGGTATCAGGCATTCAATACAAAGGTTTTGTGGCCAAAGATTAAGAACATTAGAAGAAGGGAATTATGATAGTGTCTTTTTTACCACTTGACTCCATTTGGGAAATGTTTGAGAGCCTAGAGGGGACAATGTTGTAGTGGTATCTGCTGATCCATACTGTCCAGGTTTAATGTTAAGGGATCCTTGCTCTCGAGATTAAAAGGAGCTGGAGAAATAACAAAGATACATGATGTTTCCAGGATTACAAGCACTTTTTAAAGGATGTTAAAGCTGAATTGTATGCAGTTTGGATTAAATACCTCAATTGTTTCCCAAGCATAAATTCTAGCAGAATTTTGGCTTCTGTATCAGAATTCTAACAACATTGTCAAAATGTCTCATTTAAGGTAGCATGAAAGTAGTTTATATCAGCTAAGTCTATACAAGAGTGACCAGAAAAAAAAtcgttatttattatttttttaaagatgtttactGTTGAAACTTGGAGATACAGTTATTTTTAGGAATAATTTTTCTTGGGCTAACTTCTAGCTGTTCAAGCTCtaaaatttctaaacaaaataatcagaaaaagtgAGTTATAGCACTCAATCATTGTTAGGCTCATGAATACATCAAATTTAGAAGATAGGCAGGATTTCTCATTGTTAGCCAAAATTAGTCTGTTTTACAAAGGGTGAGAAGACTCTAGAGATGCTGTTTATAAAGGGTTCTTTGTCACTAGTtaatgggaagaaaaccaaaacaagaaaaaatttatcctaaggaatGAACAAATGCCTTTCTATAAATGTTGGTATTTAAGAGAGGTAGATTCCCAAAACAATTCTGGCAATCAATTAAAACatgataaaattatttgatatttataaaatatggccTTTTAAAAGAACTCAGGAGGGTGTTAGAGGGCAAATTATGACCCTACCTTTCTGCACTTGATAAGATGATAAGGAAACCTGCAAGCCCTGATTTGATGGTTTTTGTCATAGGGGCATTGCAATAGCTTCTCAGGGTCCAGGGAGTCGGCTGAAAGACAGAAGTGTTTCAGTAGGTAAAACGATAATAGGCCCTTGTAAAACTACAGCATTCCAGGCACACTGGATTTTTTCAAGAGACTCTGTAATAATAGAACAATATAGTCTAAAGAaaacttggattaaaaaaaaagggtgactacacttttaaaatatttctgaatcttAGTAAGTTCAGCAGAACCAGAAATCTCAGGGTGAAGTCTCAGTTTCATATTGAACTGAAcatattgtttttgttgctgGTTACtcttattataaaacaaaaagttaaataaaatgtcatcctcttttccttttctaaaagtGCTAATTCAGGGTTATTCCTATTCTCTAGCTAGTCTATCCAGAGCCTCCCAACCAGTATGCTGCAGTTGAAATGGATTTCTAGTGTGCTAATACACTGATTTGGGGGCCCACAACTAGTTCAAGTCATCCCCTACCCCCCATTTCCACAGGCAAGTTGGGGGTAGTAATAGCAAGTAATAGTAATACTTGCTATTACTAGTATCTAGATGAAGATACTAGTAATAGCATCTTCATCTATTACTAGTATCCTGTGACATGAAAAAAGTTGGTAAGCACTGCCCTATATCAGTTATATGTTTTATGGAAGCTTGAAAAATATTAGTGGatagatttctttttcatctgtCTACTTTAACTTACTCCTATAAGTAGTTCCTAATCTTGGTTACTCTAATTACCTCTCAAATGAAACCAATACTGTTATCAGACAGGTAgtttttacttttcatattttggaACACATGTGAGAACAAAACAGAGAATTCTTTAATCTAGTGACTACTACATTAGCCAGCTAAAAAAATAGGAACAATGTGCAAAAACAGAACCTTCTGAGGTTAAGACAACTGCAGACATATGGAACTGCTGTGTGAAAGAAAGCCCCTAACCtata
This sequence is a window from Homo sapiens chromosome 12, GRCh38.p14 Primary Assembly. Protein-coding genes within it:
- the GTSF1 gene encoding gametocyte-specific factor 1 isoform X1 produces the protein MEETYTDSLDPEKLLQCPYDKNHQIRACRFPYHLIKCRKNHPDVASKLATCPFNARHQVPRAEISHHISSCDDRSCIEQDVVNQTRSLRQETLAESTWQCPPCDEDWDKDLWEQTSTPFVWGTTHYSDNNSPASNIVTEHKNNLASGMRVPKSLPYVLPWKNNGNAQ